The DNA sequence GCCATGAAGAAGGCGTCCGACCGCACCTGGCAGCAGATCATCATGGCCGGCAACACGCCGATGCTGCTCAAGGCCGGCCTGGTGGACGGCAACACGCATGCGGGGGTGCTCGCCTCCGGCCAGGTGGTGGGCATGATCGACGACCTGCCCAGCTGCGCGGAGCTCATCGAGCGCATCATGACGCAGGCCGCCGAGCGCATCGACGCGATGGCGAAGCTGCGCCGCTGACAGTACGCCGACGGCACTGTGGAGAAACGGTGCTGTAGCGAAACCGCGGAGAGCCGAAGGGGCCGGCCGGGATCACCATCCCGACCGGCCCCTTCGCCGTCGCCTCCGCGGCGGACTCAGACCGTCACTCGAGGCCCAGCACGGCGCCGATCTGGTCGACCGCGTCGTCCACGGCCTGTTCGACCGGACCGGCCTGCGCGGCATCATCCGCGTCGGCATCAGCCTGTGCAGCACCGTCCTGCGCGGCATCCGCCTGGCCGGCGTCAGCAGCCTTCGCGGTACCGCCCTGGTTGACGGCGCTGTCGATCTGCTGCGCCGCCTGCTTCACCGCATCCGAGGCCGCCGAGAAGCCCTGTGCCATCGCGGCGTCCAGGTCCTGCGCGGCAGGCAGCGGAGCGGGTTCCGGAGGCGTGAGCGGCATCCGGATCTGTGCCTCCGGCAGCACCTGCGGCTGCGGCACGACACCGTCGACCAGGTAGTCGTCGACCACCGTGTCCACCGCCTCGTTGCCGCGGCCGAACACGCCGTGGTCGCCGCCCTGCACCGTCACCAGCACGCCGCCCATCTGCTCGGCCAGCTCCACGCCGCCCGGGTACGGGGTGAGCGCATCGTGCTCGCTCTGCAGCACCAGCGGAGCGGTCTCCAAGCCGCTGCCGTCGAGCGGCACCGGCGCGCTGCTGGCCGGCCAGCCGGCGCAGTCCACGCCGCCGCGCGCACGCTGCGCCATGACGTCGTAGGCGTTGCCCCCGGTCTGCGCGTTGAACTGCGCCAACGCGGCCTGCACCGGGTCCCCGGACTGCGGGTTCTCGTTGCAGGTGACCGCGGTGAACAGGACGTCGTCCGTGGTGAGCTGCGGAGGATCGATCATGCGGGTCCCCGGGGCCAGCGTGCCCGCCCCGTACTGCCGGATGTCCTGCATCCGGCGCGCGACCACCGGCCACATCTCCCGCGACCCGGCGGCGTTGAGCGTGGTTCCGGTGAGCCCGCTCGTGGCCCGCCCGTCATCTGCGCCCGTCACTGCCCGCACCGCCCCGTCGAGGCGCGCACGCGGCTCCGCGGTGGCGTTGATGACGTCCAGCACCGGCTCGCCCACGGGCCGCACGAACTCGGGCAGGTCGCCCATCGTCGCGTCCGGCGGCGTGAGGTTCATCCCGCCGCTGAGCTCCTTGTCGGTGATGCCCTTCCACGTGTGGAACACCTTGAGCGGGGTGTCCCCCAGGTGATAGGTGTCATCGTGGGCGGCGATCCAGGCGAACATGGCGTTGGTCCGCTGCTTGCGGGCCTCGGCCTGCTGCGCCGCCTGCTCGTTCCACACCCAGTCCGGGTTGACGGCCGAGTCGAACACGAACCGGCCCGTCTCCTCCGGATACAGGGTGGCGTAGGTGGCGCCCAGGTAGGTCCCGTAGGAGTACCCGAGGTAGTCCATGGTCCCGTCGGCGGCTGTCGCCCCGCCGTCAGCGGCTGTCGCCCCGCCGTCAGCGGCTGTCGCCCCGCCGTCAGCGGCTGTCGCCCCGCCGTCAGCGTTCGATTCCGCCGCCAGCGACTCCCGGACGACCTCCATGTCGCGCGCGGTGTTGGCCGTGGTCAGCGACTGCACCAGCTGCGGGTCCGCCGCCATGCACGCGGTGTAGGCCGCCGCCGGGTCGAGCATCGCCGTCACGGGGGCGTCGCACGCGACGCCGCCGCTGTAGCTGAGGCCGCGCGGCTCGACGGCCACGAGGTCGTAATTCTCGTGCAGCCGGGCGCCCGGGCCGGTGCCCTCCTCCACCGGGAGCCAGAAGTCCAGCGCCTGCTCGCCCGGGCCGCCGGGATTGCCGAACAAGGCGCCCTGGCTGCGGGCCGGGTTCTCCGCCGGGATGCGGCTGACCGAGACGTCGATCTTCCTGCCGTCCGGGTCGGCGTAGTCGACGGGGACCTGGACCTCACCGCACTGCCATTCGACGTCCGCCGCCAGTCCGCCGCGGTCCATGTATCCGAGGTACTGGGGGCAGTCGACCCACTCGATCTCCTGCGGCTGCGCCTGCGCGAGCGCAGGATTGACGATGGCAACGGATGCGGCCGCGGCGGCCGCCACCCCCCATCGGTATCTGTTCATCTCTCCCCTTCCGCCGTGTCGGCCCCGGCAACCATACCCCTCCCGGCTGTGCGCCCCGACACAGCGACCGGCGGCCTCCGGGGGTTTTCCCCGAAGGCCGCCGAATCGATGTGGACTTGTGATCTCAACAGTGTTGAGTACGGGTGGCTCAGAGCCTTTCGATGATGGTGACGTTGGCGGTGCCGCCGCCCTCGCACATCGTCTGCAGGCCGTACCGGCCGCCGGAGCGCTCGAGCTCGCACAGCATGGTCGCGAACAACTTCGCACCCGTCGCGCCCAGCGGGTGCCCCAGCGCGATTCCGCCGCCGTTGACGTTGACGCGGGCCGGGTCGGCGCCCGTCTCCTTGAGCCACGACAGCACGACCGACGCGAAGGCCTCGTTGATCTCGACCACGTCGATGTCGTCGATGGACAGGCCCGACTTGCGCAGTGCGTACTCGGTGGCCGGGATCGGGGCCGAGAGCATCATGACCGGGTCGGCGCCGCGCACCGACATGTGGTGGATGCGCGCACGGGGCTTGAGGTTGAACCGCTGCACCGCCGCTTCCGAGGCGACCAGCGTGGCCGACGCGGCATCGGAGATCTGGCTGGCGACGGCCGCGGTGAGCCGGCTGCCCTCGGACAGCGGCTTGAGGCCCGCCATCTTCTCCATGGACGTCTCACGCGGGCCCTCGTCGGTCGTGAACTCGCCGACCG is a window from the Tomitella gaofuii genome containing:
- a CDS encoding alpha/beta hydrolase, producing MNRYRWGVAAAAAASVAIVNPALAQAQPQEIEWVDCPQYLGYMDRGGLAADVEWQCGEVQVPVDYADPDGRKIDVSVSRIPAENPARSQGALFGNPGGPGEQALDFWLPVEEGTGPGARLHENYDLVAVEPRGLSYSGGVACDAPVTAMLDPAAAYTACMAADPQLVQSLTTANTARDMEVVRESLAAESNADGGATAADGGATAADGGATAADGGATAADGTMDYLGYSYGTYLGATYATLYPEETGRFVFDSAVNPDWVWNEQAAQQAEARKQRTNAMFAWIAAHDDTYHLGDTPLKVFHTWKGITDKELSGGMNLTPPDATMGDLPEFVRPVGEPVLDVINATAEPRARLDGAVRAVTGADDGRATSGLTGTTLNAAGSREMWPVVARRMQDIRQYGAGTLAPGTRMIDPPQLTTDDVLFTAVTCNENPQSGDPVQAALAQFNAQTGGNAYDVMAQRARGGVDCAGWPASSAPVPLDGSGLETAPLVLQSEHDALTPYPGGVELAEQMGGVLVTVQGGDHGVFGRGNEAVDTVVDDYLVDGVVPQPQVLPEAQIRMPLTPPEPAPLPAAQDLDAAMAQGFSAASDAVKQAAQQIDSAVNQGGTAKAADAGQADAAQDGAAQADADADDAAQAGPVEQAVDDAVDQIGAVLGLE